Proteins co-encoded in one Juglans regia cultivar Chandler chromosome 16, Walnut 2.0, whole genome shotgun sequence genomic window:
- the LOC108998128 gene encoding probable transmembrane ascorbate ferrireductase 3, translated as MHSSATIDDRTSMYQGSASRVTIVAHLFGLLSLVLILVWLLHYQGGLEYDSNEAYRVFNVHPFLMFFGFIFMAGEAMMAFRTVAAEREVRKFIHMIFHLIALCLGIVGIKAVFKFHEMINNSPDVYSLHSWIGIGTFSLFCLQWLIGFVTFMFPRASHPTRARFLPWHMSGGRALLYMAICAALTGLMEKATFLKLQHSYEARVINFTGLFILLFGIFVDLSIALGRYRFD; from the exons ATGCATTCCTCAGCAACCATTGATGATAGGACATCAATGTACCAGGGCTCAGCCTCGCGTGTAACTATAGTGGCACACCTGTTTGGGCTCTTGTCTCTTGTTCTCATCCTTGTTTGGTTGTTGCATTATCAGGGGGGCCTGGAATATGATTCTAACGAAGCATATCGAGTTTTCAAT GTTCACCCCTTTCTcatgttttttggttttattttcatGGCTGGTGAAG CGATGATGGCATTCAGAACGGTGGCGGCGGAAAGAGAAGTGCGGAAGTTCATTCACATGATATTTCACCTGATTGCTCTATGTCTGGGAATTGTTGGGATAAAGGCTGTTTTCAAGTTCCATGAAATGATCAACAATTCGCCGGATGTGTATAGCTTACATTCTTGGATCGGCATCGGCACCTTCAGCTTGTTTTGCTTGCAG TGGTTGATCGGTTTTGTTACATTCATGTTTCCACGAGCTTCGCATCCTACGAGGGCTAGGTTTCTTCCATGGCATATGAGTGGGGGTAGAGCCCTCCTGTACATGGCGATATGCGCCGCCCTCACCGGGCTGATGGAGAAGGCTACTTTCCTTAAACTCCAACACAGTTATGAAGCCCGTGTTATTAACTTTACAGGACTCTTCATACTACTCTTCGGCATCTTTGTTGATCTCTCGATTGCTTTGGGTCGTTACCGTTTCGACTGA